ctccATAACCCATCACCTCCCCTTCCTGTGGGGGCTGTGTTCTGAGCAACATGTGCTACCATTTAATCAGCATCCTCAGAGGAGGAGCAGTGGGAGAGGGCTGAGAGGGCTGACAGGGGCCCTGGGCTTATCTTGGCTGATCCAGAGGGGGCTCTCTGGGCAGGGAGTAGGGTGGGGGAGACGGGGGTCTGCTGCACAGAGAAGTCAGCCAGGGAGCAGGAGGTGCTTCCCAGGCAGCAGCAGCGGGCAGGACACAGGTTGGTTCGCAGAAGGGACCCCAGCCCCTCCGCTGACTGCCTCTTGCCTGCCCTGCAGCTGGCTGTGGAGGCCCTGGAGCAGGAGAAACAGGGCCTACAGAGCCAGATCGCTCAGGTCCTGGAAGGTCGGCAGCAGCTGGCGCATCTCAAGATGTCCCTCAGCCTGGAGGTGGCCACGTACAGGTACGAGATGAGCCCTGTCTACCCAGGCACACAGAGGTGCACACACATGCTGGGGCAGACTGTGTGGCTGAAGGGGACCAGAGGTGTAGGTGATGGTAACTCTGCTGCCACTGGGTTCTGTAACTCTAGGCTAGTGACTTCCACACCGAAACATGTCCTGCCTGAAACCATCTGCTCTCCCGTAGGTTGGAGACCTGAAAAATGTCCTGTGCCCAGGAAATTCCCCCAGGAGAGATGATATTGCTGAGTGGGACAGCCTCTGGAGAGGGGCTGGACCCGTGCGGGGCAACTGTATCCAGACCCTCCCCCCAAGGGGCAAAGCTCCAACTCTATGCGTGCCCACACCCCGGGGGCCATGTCCTTTGGCAACCACGGAAAGGAGGCATTGCAGGCATGGGGTGGCTGCACTGACTTGCCACCTGACCTGGGCCTCAGCCTTGTCTAGGGGCTGAGAGCTGGGCTGGGGGACTTCCAAGGCCTCTTCTAGCCTGGATGTCATGGGGCCTGACTCCTCTGATGCCCCCTAGTGCCCTTGGTCCTGCCCAACCTTTCATCGtccacattttctgttttcctagaAATGGCTGAGACCAAGGAGGGGCGGCTTCTCACTtgctatgtggccttgggcaaagcCCGCAGTCTCTTCTGGGAAATTGGCCCTGTTGGCTGAGGGGCCATTGATGGACCCTGAGGAAGGGGCTCTGTGGCTGGTGAAGGGCCATATGAGGTCAGGAAAGGAGGGGAGGCAAGGCCCAGAGATGGAAGGTCAGTGAGGCTCTGGGGAGGATGTGGAAGAGAGGGGCTCCACCACCAGGGAAGAGAAGCCCAGAAGGAAGGCCACAGCATTGggaaggacagaggtgaggctaCAGCAAGTGCTAACCAGTCTCAGAGATCATGGAGCAAAGCAGAGAGGAGTAGCTGCTCAGCCTAAGTTGTTGAGTTGATTGGTCCCTGCTCCCCTCATTGGTTCAAGGGGCACTGAGGCAGGGGCCTGGACACAAAGACCTCCGTGCACCGAAGAGCTTGGGATCCAGAGTGCTTAGAGATCCTAAGATGAGGGCCCTGACCCCAAGTGAAACCACCGAGGGGAAGGGTCTGGTGGGCCCCGAGGAATTTAACTGCTGGTTTTTGAGGCATGAAAAGGATTTGGAGAGGGGGAGCTGAATTCATTTGCTTTTGTCTGTCGCTAGCTCTGGGGGCCaccagggaaggaggagggagcccATCCCATGGGAACGGCCTGAGAATTCCCACTTCCCCAGAATCCTCTCCTTCTCAGACCCTCCAGATGGTGACTTGGACAATGGCAGCAATTAGCATGAGAATCGGTCCCCCACACAGAGGATGAGGTCATCggcctggggtgggaggaggaggctaGCCTAAGccttgtgtgcgtgtgtgtagggCAGTGTCCGACTGTGTGGGAATCTGCTTCTATGTCTGAGCTCTGCTGTGTATCCCAATACGGTGTGACTCTGTGTGACCAAGTGTGTGACGTCTGTGGGTATGTGACTATGTGATTTCACCCTGAGTGTGACTTTTGTGTGACATTGTCAAATGAAGAGGAAGCCTGCAGGGCCAGGATGGTACAAGCTCAGCCTGAGTTGTCCCCAGCTGGCTTGCTGCCTGCAGGCCTGGGGGCAGAGGGCTGACCccactttccctccctcctctccaggACCCTCCTGGAGGCTGAGAATTCCCGGCTGCAAACACCTGGCGGTGGCTCCAAGACTTCCCTCAGCTTCCCGGGTAAGAGGGGCCAAGATCCCACAGAAACTACCCTGCTTTGCTCTTCATATCCCAGACCTATCTTTCCCTAGAGGCACCAATCTAAATCACAAGTCCGTGGCCTCCAGAGTCAGTGAGCATGCTCTCAGCCCAGCCGTGGGCACCAGGGGCAGGCGCATGGACACTCTTGCCAGTGGTGGCCGCTCTGTGTCTCCCCTCACTGCCAGTGGTATACTGATGCTGTTTCTTCCCCCTCTGCCTTTCCAGACCCCAAGTTGGAGCTGCAATTCCCTGGGACCCCAGAGGGCCGGCGTCTTGGATCTTTGCTCCCAGTCCTGAGCCCaacttccctcccctcacccttgCCTGCTACCCTTGAGACACCTGTGCCAGCCTTTCTTAAGAACCAAGAATTCCTCCAGGCCCGTACCCCTACCTTGGCCAGCACCCCCATCCCACCCACACCTCAGGCACCCTCTCTTGCTACAGATGCAGAGATCAGAGCCCAGGATGCTCCAGTCACTCTGCTCCAGGCACAGGGTGGGAGGAAACAGGCTCCAGAGCCTCTGCAGGCTGAAGCCAAGGTGGCCATTCCTGCCAGTGTCCTGCCTGGACCAGAGGAGCCTGGGGGCCAGTGGCAAGAGGCCGGTACAGGCCAGTCCCCAGAGGACCATGCCTCCTTGGCCCCACCCGTCAGCCCTGACCACTCCAGTTTAGAGGCTAAGGATGGAGAATCCGGTGGGTCTAGAGTGTTCAGCATATGCCAAGAGGAAGGTGAAGGACAAATACGGGGGTTGGTAGAGAAAGAAACAGCCATAGAGGGTAAAATGGTGAGCAGCTTGCAGCAGGAAATATGGGAAGAACAGGATCCAAACAGGAAGGAAATCCAGGACTCCCAGGTTCCTTTGCAAAATGAAACCCTGAAGTCTCTGGGAGAGGAGATTCAAGAGTCACTGAAGACTCTGGAAAACCAGAGCCATGAGACATTAGAAAGGGAGAATCAAGAATCTCCGAGGTCCTTAGAAGAAGACTTAGATACACTAAAAAgtctagaaaaggaaaataaagagctATTAAAGGATGTGGAGGTAGTGAGACCTCTAGAAAAAGAGGCTGTAGGCCTACTTAAGCCTATAGGAAAAGAGGACACACAGACATTGCAACCCCTGCAAAAGGAGAATCAAGAACTAATGAAATCTCTTGAAGGTAATCTAGAGACATTTTTATTTCCAGGAAAGGAAAATCAAGAATTAGTAAGTTCTCTGCAAGAGAACTTAGAGTCATTGACAGCTCTGGAAAAGGAGAATCAGGAGCCACTGAGATCTCTAGAAGTAGAGGATGAGGAGGCACTGAGATCTCTGACAAAGGTGAATCAGGAACCCCTGAGGTCTCTTGAAGATGAGAACCAAGAGGCCTTTAGACCTCTGGAAAAAGAGAACCAGGAACCACTGAACTCTCTAGAAGAAGAGGACCAGAGTATTGTGAGACCTCTAGAAACAGAGAATCACACATCACTGAGGTCTTTAGAAGAAGAGGACCAAGAGACACTGAGAACTCTTGAAAAAGAGACTCAACAGCCACAGAGGCCTCTAGGGGAAGAGGATCAGATGACATTAAGACCCCCAGAAAAAGTGGATCCAGAACCACTGAAGTCTTTTGACCAGGAGATAGCTAGACCTCTTGAAAATGAGAATCAAGAGTTATTAAAGTCACTCAAAGAAGAGAGTGTAGAGGCAGTAAAATCTTTAGAAACAGAGCTCCTACAATCACTGAAGTCTGCAGGACAAGAGAACCTGGAAACATTGAAATCTCCAGAAACTGAGGCACCACTGTGGTCTCTAGAAGAAATAAATCAGGGGACAATGAAACCTCTAGAAATTCAAGAACCACTGGAGTCTGTGGAAGTGAACCAAGAGACATTGAGACTCCTAGAAGAGGAGAATCAGGAACCATTGAGATCTCTAGGAGCATGGAACCTGGAGAATTTGAGATCTCCAGAGGAGGTAGACAAGGAAAGTCAAAGGAatctggaagaggaagagaacctggggaagggagagaaccAAGAGTCACTGAGGTCTCTGGAGGAGGAGAGACAGGAGCTGCCGCAGTCTGCAGATGTGCAGAGGTGGGAAGATACGGTGGGAAAGGACCAAGAACTGTTTCAGGAAAGCCCCGCTGGGATGGCTGGAGTGGAAAATGAGGATGAGGCAGAGCTGAACCTGAGGGAACAGGATGGCTTCGCTGGGAAGGAGGAGGTGGTAGAGCAGGGAGAGGCGAATGCCACAGAGGAGGTCTGGATCCCAGGCGAGGGGCACCCAGAGAGCCCTGAGCCCAAAGAGCAGAGAGGCCTAGCCGAGGGAGCTAGTGGGAAGGGAGGGGCTGAGGGCCTCCAGGACCCCGAAGGACAATCACAACAGGTGGGGGCCCCAGGCCTCCAAGCTCCCCAGGGGCTGCCAGAGGCGATAGAGCCCCTGGTGGAAGATGAGGATGTGGCCCCACGGGGTGGC
This DNA window, taken from Macaca mulatta isolate MMU2019108-1 chromosome 1, T2T-MMU8v2.0, whole genome shotgun sequence, encodes the following:
- the NES gene encoding nestin, which encodes MEGCMGEESFQMWELNRRLEAYLGRVKALEEQNELLSAELGGLRAQSGDTSWRARADDELAALRALVDQRWREKHAAEVARDNLAEELEGVVGRCQQLRLARERTAEEVARNRRAVEAEKCARAWLSRQAAELERELEALRLAHEEERIGLNAQAACAPRCPAPPRGPPAPAPEVEELARRLGEAWRGAVRGYQERVAHMETSLGQARERLGRAVQGAREGRLELQQLQAERGGLQERRAALEQRLEGRWQERLRATEKFQLAVEALEQEKQGLQSQIAQVLEGRQQLAHLKMSLSLEVATYRTLLEAENSRLQTPGGGSKTSLSFPDPKLELQFPGTPEGRRLGSLLPVLSPTSLPSPLPATLETPVPAFLKNQEFLQARTPTLASTPIPPTPQAPSLATDAEIRAQDAPVTLLQAQGGRKQAPEPLQAEAKVAIPASVLPGPEEPGGQWQEAGTGQSPEDHASLAPPVSPDHSSLEAKDGESGGSRVFSICQEEGEGQIRGLVEKETAIEGKMVSSLQQEIWEEQDPNRKEIQDSQVPLQNETLKSLGEEIQESLKTLENQSHETLERENQESPRSLEEDLDTLKSLEKENKELLKDVEVVRPLEKEAVGLLKPIGKEDTQTLQPLQKENQELMKSLEGNLETFLFPGKENQELVSSLQENLESLTALEKENQEPLRSLEVEDEEALRSLTKVNQEPLRSLEDENQEAFRPLEKENQEPLNSLEEEDQSIVRPLETENHTSLRSLEEEDQETLRTLEKETQQPQRPLGEEDQMTLRPPEKVDPEPLKSFDQEIARPLENENQELLKSLKEESVEAVKSLETELLQSLKSAGQENLETLKSPETEAPLWSLEEINQGTMKPLEIQEPLESVEVNQETLRLLEEENQEPLRSLGAWNLENLRSPEEVDKESQRNLEEEENLGKGENQESLRSLEEERQELPQSADVQRWEDTVGKDQELFQESPAGMAGVENEDEAELNLREQDGFAGKEEVVEQGEANATEEVWIPGEGHPESPEPKEQRGLAEGASGKGGAEGLQDPEGQSQQVGAPGLQAPQGLPEAIEPLVEDEDVAPRGGQASPEVTLASEPVTGESAVGAEPGPWQEVGGLEDSGHLTREEVMEPPLEEENLEAKRVQGLEGPRKDPEEAGALGTELSELPRKSRDPWESPKGWEESEAEAPREAEEAFPAETLGHDGSDAPPPPPLGSEEAEKDVPPVLVSPSPTYTPILEDAPGPQPQAEGSQEASWGVQGRAEALGKVESEQEELGSGEIPKGLQEEGEESREESEEDELGETLPDSTPLGLYLRSPTSPKWDPTGEQRPPPQGKTGKEGWDPAALASKGLEAPPSEEEEGEEGEEECGRDSDLSEEFEDLGTEASFLPGVPGEVAEPLGQVPQLLLEPAAWDRDGESDGFADEEESGEEGEEDEEKGREPEAGRWGPGSSVGSLQALSSSQRGDFLESDSVGVSVPWDDGLRGAVAGAPMTALETESQDSAEPSGSEEESDPVSLEREDKVPGPLEVPGGMEDSGPGADIIGVNGQGPNLEEKSQHVNGGVMNGLEQSEEVGQGTLLVPEEDRGSPFQEEEGSALKTSWAGAPVHLGQGQFLKFTQREGDRESWSSGED